A DNA window from Fusobacterium mortiferum ATCC 9817 contains the following coding sequences:
- a CDS encoding PRD domain-containing protein, with amino-acid sequence MDLQTRLEILCSTGTISNETREVMLNVIKMFQEKHQITLTEENGAMMTTHLSMAITRVKNNEPVKVINEEVYQEILESEFLEKAQEIYKDLESVLDVKLPEDEKKYMLVNICTILDIINN; translated from the coding sequence ATGGATTTACAAACAAGACTTGAAATTTTATGTTCAACAGGAACAATTAGTAATGAAACAAGGGAAGTGATGTTAAATGTAATAAAAATGTTTCAAGAAAAACATCAAATTACATTAACAGAAGAAAATGGAGCTATGATGACAACTCATTTATCAATGGCTATAACAAGAGTAAAAAATAATGAGCCAGTAAAAGTGATTAATGAAGAGGTTTATCAAGAAATATTAGAAAGTGAATTCTTAGAAAAAGCCCAAGAAATATATAAAGATTTGGAAAGTGTTTTAGATGTAAAATTACCAGAAGATGAAAAAAAATATATGTTAGTAAATATATGTACAATATTAGATATTATAAATAATTAG
- a CDS encoding DUF2620 domain-containing protein, translating into MKKIVIGGQIDKEKLAEVVRKIAGEKASVTIKSDIEAAMDVKTGMADIYLGACNTGGGGALAMAIALLGANNCATVSMPGNIKSDVEIVAEVNAGKKAFGFTAQHIEQVVPVILKEILK; encoded by the coding sequence ATGAAAAAAATAGTTATTGGAGGACAAATCGATAAAGAAAAATTAGCAGAAGTAGTAAGAAAAATCGCAGGAGAAAAAGCAAGTGTAACAATAAAAAGCGATATAGAAGCAGCTATGGATGTTAAAACAGGAATGGCAGATATTTATTTAGGAGCTTGTAACACTGGTGGTGGAGGAGCTTTAGCAATGGCTATAGCATTATTAGGAGCAAATAATTGTGCTACAGTATCAATGCCAGGAAACATAAAATCTGATGTAGAAATAGTAGCAGAGGTTAATGCAGGTAAAAAAGCATTTGGATTTACAGCACAACACATAGAACAAGTAGTTCCAGTAATTTTAAAGGAAATTTTAAAATAA
- a CDS encoding PTS galactitol transporter subunit IIC has product MGIIKALLDMGAVVVLPIIIFLVGLFFRLRVKDAFKSGLTIGIGFVGVNLVIGMLVGNLGTATQKMSERFNLNLTTMDVGWPVESAISFATPLVIWVFILAIVINIIMLTMNWTNVMNVDLWNFWHFIFTGALVYYTTNSMVLALIATAISIVIIIKLADWAAPIISKYFGMEGVTFAHMETVNWLPIGYGINKLIDMIPGINKIDIRMNSNENKNTNSLMSVFGDPAIMGLILGAIIGALAGYGWKEILMLAMNLAAVMFLMPRMVKILMEGLVPISDGAQEFMNAKFPGRKVYIGLDGAIAIGDPGIMSVGVIMVPISLLLAVILPGNTMLPFADLGIVPILLTWAIIPAKGNLFRALVSSIIVMSLILLIGSAMAPLLTTIAKEVGFAIPEGVGSVSSLDGGSHVLSYILWKVFSLF; this is encoded by the coding sequence ATGGGAATTATAAAAGCTTTATTGGATATGGGAGCAGTAGTTGTATTGCCCATTATAATATTTTTAGTAGGATTATTTTTTAGATTGAGAGTAAAGGATGCTTTTAAATCAGGACTAACAATAGGGATTGGATTTGTTGGAGTAAATTTAGTTATTGGAATGTTAGTAGGAAATTTAGGAACAGCAACTCAAAAAATGTCAGAAAGATTTAATCTTAATTTAACAACTATGGATGTTGGATGGCCAGTGGAATCTGCTATTTCTTTTGCAACTCCATTAGTAATATGGGTTTTTATTTTAGCTATTGTTATAAATATTATAATGTTAACAATGAACTGGACAAATGTAATGAACGTGGATTTATGGAACTTTTGGCATTTCATATTTACAGGAGCATTAGTTTATTATACTACAAATTCGATGGTTTTAGCTTTAATTGCAACTGCTATTTCAATTGTGATTATAATAAAATTAGCTGACTGGGCAGCTCCAATAATTAGTAAATACTTTGGAATGGAAGGAGTTACATTTGCTCATATGGAAACTGTTAACTGGTTACCAATAGGATATGGAATAAATAAGTTAATTGATATGATTCCAGGAATTAATAAGATTGATATTAGAATGAATTCAAATGAAAATAAAAATACTAATTCTTTAATGTCTGTATTTGGTGATCCTGCAATAATGGGATTGATTTTAGGAGCTATAATAGGAGCATTAGCAGGATATGGATGGAAAGAAATTTTAATGTTAGCAATGAATTTAGCTGCTGTAATGTTTTTAATGCCAAGAATGGTTAAAATTTTAATGGAAGGGTTAGTTCCAATTTCTGATGGAGCTCAAGAATTTATGAATGCTAAATTTCCTGGAAGAAAAGTTTATATAGGACTTGATGGAGCTATAGCAATAGGAGATCCAGGAATAATGTCAGTTGGGGTAATAATGGTTCCAATATCATTACTACTAGCTGTTATTTTACCAGGAAATACAATGCTTCCATTTGCTGACTTAGGAATAGTTCCAATTTTATTAACTTGGGCTATTATACCAGCTAAAGGAAATTTATTTAGAGCATTAGTATCATCAATAATTGTAATGAGTTTAATTTTATTAATTGGATCAGCAATGGCACCATTATTAACAACAATTGCAAAAGAAGTTGGATTTGCTATTCCAGAAGGAGTTGGAAGTGTTTCTTCACTTGATGGTGGTTCTCATGTGTTGTCATATATTTTATGGAAGGTATTTTCATTATTTTAA
- a CDS encoding YhfT family protein — MNYIVAILLGALASFLANRGVAVFNDGLRPIVPEFLEGRMDRKSLAATSFALSFGLVVGFGIPFSLTTPIILVHSILLATDIIGTSFSADKKGAILSTVVGGIYGLLITLGLKIIVELFAKLPVNFLPALGKVGAPIIVAFAAFPALVVAYQYGFKKGATTFIVTILIRQLFQVYGKISFGGSTIALNPDGMALLVGMIIMVTFAMREKSTTTGVGSNEMLLNIFAARVERIKKNMIPLGLMRGVISAAISLNLIAGDPISLNLLAEGKISEAGLAALARAIGFVPLVATTAIATGVYAPAGMTFVFVIGIFLRNPIIAFVGGVLAIIVEICALGAIAKFLDKFPGVKACGDQIRTAMSKVLEISLIVGGMIAADAMAPGLGYLFVAGVYVLNKTAKKPLVDMAVGPVSAIALGIILNIFSLIGLYAG; from the coding sequence ATGAATTATATAGTTGCAATTTTGCTGGGAGCACTAGCTTCATTTTTAGCAAATAGAGGTGTTGCAGTATTTAATGATGGATTAAGACCAATTGTTCCAGAGTTTTTAGAAGGAAGAATGGATAGAAAATCTTTGGCAGCAACAAGTTTTGCACTAAGCTTTGGACTTGTTGTGGGATTTGGAATTCCATTTTCGTTGACAACACCAATAATATTAGTGCATAGTATTTTATTAGCAACAGATATAATAGGAACATCATTTAGTGCAGATAAAAAGGGAGCAATCTTATCAACAGTTGTTGGTGGAATATATGGATTATTAATAACATTAGGTTTAAAAATAATTGTGGAATTATTTGCAAAATTACCTGTAAATTTTTTACCAGCATTAGGAAAAGTAGGGGCACCAATAATTGTTGCATTTGCAGCTTTTCCTGCTTTAGTAGTAGCTTATCAATATGGATTTAAAAAAGGAGCAACAACATTTATCGTAACTATTTTGATTAGACAGTTATTTCAAGTGTATGGAAAAATTTCTTTTGGTGGAAGTACAATAGCTTTAAATCCAGATGGAATGGCTTTATTAGTAGGAATGATTATAATGGTAACTTTTGCAATGAGAGAAAAATCAACAACTACTGGTGTTGGTTCAAATGAGATGCTATTAAATATATTTGCTGCTAGAGTAGAAAGAATTAAGAAAAATATGATTCCATTAGGATTAATGAGAGGAGTTATATCAGCAGCAATAAGCTTAAATTTAATTGCAGGAGATCCTATTTCTTTAAACTTATTAGCAGAAGGAAAGATATCAGAAGCAGGGTTAGCAGCTTTAGCTAGAGCGATTGGATTTGTTCCTCTAGTAGCAACAACAGCTATAGCAACAGGAGTATATGCCCCAGCAGGAATGACATTTGTATTTGTAATTGGGATATTTTTAAGAAATCCTATTATAGCTTTTGTAGGTGGAGTATTAGCAATTATTGTTGAAATTTGTGCTTTAGGTGCAATAGCTAAATTTTTAGATAAATTCCCAGGAGTTAAAGCATGTGGAGACCAAATTAGAACTGCAATGTCAAAAGTTCTTGAAATTTCTTTAATAGTTGGAGGAATGATAGCAGCAGATGCAATGGCTCCAGGATTAGGATATTTATTTGTTGCAGGAGTATATGTGTTAAATAAAACAGCAAAAAAACCTTT
- a CDS encoding PTS sugar transporter subunit IIA, translated as MYYDNLTIKLLKSIGKNIEEVSNELKISERTIRYRIKDLNTNFSLQDNSLYIEKKIIKFKGDISSLQKILEKEEYIFNSEERIELILLLLLFNSEGYKADKILDILAISRSTLKSDLKVIRSIFNSKKIELTSKANKGLIVSGEELEIRKLLLDKLRSYYVIKREKLEIVSNFNAIKKEIIESFISKELIERVSIFFEKIKIELKKKISDEAFQIIYIYILITLRRIEVGLKLSKSQNSQFIKSTEDYRIIKKNIIILENENLKIIEEEILKITEFILGAHTYNFNYSFYENWILIEKFIDNLIYRMSKKIEKNLIEDKILREGLINHIVPTIYRLKNNLELQESISSEIKEEYPQYYYYIKEFVKELENYIGKDFSENELAFLVVHFILAIKRLDEKIQNHKRAVIVCGLGYGTSNLLKQEIEELFDIEIKDVIPLNNLKDIELLDIDYIISTIEIKEEKIKIPIIKVNTFLKKEDIVNLLNHGIKNKKTNIEVDEIIKIIEECTDIKDKKLLKEKLVNYTSKKEKIENQVVSKKLLELLPLKNIKLNLELKSWKEVIEKSGELLLKNQYINKKYIEEMKNKIIELGTYMVIDNKVLLPHGEMKTNVLKTGISYIQLKNEVEFPGGLPIKHIFALCTLNSEEHIKGLLELKELLEEKDLRIKLEKCFNEMEVISLLKSLT; from the coding sequence ATGTATTATGATAATTTAACAATAAAGCTATTAAAATCTATAGGTAAAAATATAGAAGAAGTTTCTAATGAGTTAAAAATTTCTGAAAGAACAATAAGATACAGAATAAAAGATTTAAATACAAATTTTTCTCTTCAAGATAACTCATTGTATATAGAGAAGAAAATAATAAAATTTAAAGGAGATATTTCATCTTTACAAAAAATTTTAGAAAAAGAAGAATACATATTTAATTCTGAAGAACGGATAGAATTAATATTATTGTTACTTCTCTTTAACTCTGAAGGTTATAAAGCGGATAAAATTTTGGATATTTTAGCTATTAGTAGAAGTACATTAAAAAGTGATTTAAAAGTAATTCGAAGTATTTTTAATTCTAAAAAAATAGAGTTAACTTCAAAAGCTAATAAAGGATTAATAGTAAGTGGAGAAGAATTAGAAATTCGTAAATTGTTATTGGATAAATTAAGAAGCTATTATGTTATTAAAAGGGAAAAATTAGAGATAGTAAGTAATTTTAATGCAATAAAAAAGGAAATAATAGAAAGTTTTATTTCAAAAGAATTAATAGAAAGAGTATCAATTTTTTTTGAAAAAATAAAAATAGAATTAAAGAAAAAAATTTCAGATGAAGCATTTCAGATAATTTATATATATATATTAATTACATTAAGAAGAATAGAAGTAGGTTTAAAATTAAGTAAATCTCAAAATTCTCAATTTATAAAATCAACAGAAGATTATAGGATTATTAAAAAAAATATAATTATTTTGGAGAATGAGAATTTAAAAATAATAGAAGAAGAAATATTAAAAATAACTGAGTTTATTTTAGGAGCACATACTTATAATTTTAATTATTCTTTTTATGAAAATTGGATTTTAATAGAAAAATTTATAGATAACTTAATTTATAGAATGAGTAAAAAAATAGAAAAAAATTTAATAGAAGATAAAATTTTAAGAGAAGGCTTGATAAATCACATTGTTCCTACTATATATAGATTAAAAAATAATTTAGAATTACAAGAATCAATCTCAAGTGAGATAAAAGAGGAATATCCACAATATTATTATTATATAAAAGAGTTTGTGAAAGAACTTGAGAATTATATAGGAAAAGATTTTTCCGAAAATGAATTAGCTTTTTTAGTAGTTCATTTTATATTAGCTATAAAAAGGTTAGATGAAAAGATTCAGAATCATAAAAGAGCAGTAATAGTTTGTGGCTTAGGATACGGAACTTCAAATTTATTAAAGCAAGAGATAGAAGAGTTGTTTGATATAGAAATAAAAGATGTAATTCCATTGAATAATTTAAAAGATATAGAGTTATTAGATATAGATTATATTATATCAACAATTGAAATAAAAGAAGAAAAAATCAAAATACCAATAATTAAAGTAAATACTTTTTTAAAGAAAGAAGATATTGTCAATTTATTAAATCATGGAATAAAAAATAAAAAAACTAATATAGAAGTAGATGAAATAATAAAAATAATAGAAGAATGTACTGATATAAAAGATAAAAAATTACTAAAAGAAAAATTAGTAAATTATACTTCGAAAAAAGAAAAGATAGAGAATCAAGTAGTATCTAAAAAATTATTAGAATTATTACCTTTAAAAAATATAAAACTAAATTTAGAACTTAAATCTTGGAAAGAAGTAATAGAAAAATCAGGAGAACTATTGTTAAAAAATCAATATATAAATAAGAAATATATTGAAGAAATGAAAAATAAAATAATTGAATTAGGAACTTATATGGTAATAGATAATAAAGTTTTATTACCACATGGTGAAATGAAAACAAATGTATTAAAAACAGGAATATCATATATACAATTAAAGAATGAAGTAGAATTTCCAGGAGGACTTCCTATAAAGCACATTTTTGCTTTATGTACTTTAAATTCAGAAGAACATATAAAAGGATTATTAGAATTAAAAGAATTATTAGAGGAAAAAGACTTACGAATAAAATTAGAAAAATGTTTTAATGAGATGGAAGTAATAAGTTTATTAAAAAGTTTAACATAA
- a CDS encoding PTS sugar transporter subunit IIB — MGLFSKLFKGNNEENKEIKNEEVVKEEIINTAKGSKYKAIIACGSGVATSTMARKKIEKGFEERGLKIEIIQCKIGELENLSKAQKPDFVIHTVVLPQGLSFDCPVFSGVPFLTGVGLTKALDEIINSLK; from the coding sequence ATGGGGTTATTTAGCAAATTATTTAAAGGAAATAATGAAGAGAATAAAGAAATAAAAAATGAAGAAGTAGTTAAGGAAGAAATCATAAATACAGCTAAAGGAAGTAAATATAAGGCAATAATTGCTTGTGGAAGTGGAGTTGCAACTTCTACTATGGCAAGAAAAAAAATAGAAAAAGGTTTTGAAGAAAGAGGATTAAAAATAGAAATTATTCAATGTAAAATAGGAGAATTAGAGAATTTATCAAAAGCACAAAAACCAGATTTCGTAATACATACAGTTGTATTACCTCAAGGTTTGAGTTTTGATTGTCCTGTTTTTTCAGGAGTTCCATTTTTAACAGGAGTGGGTTTAACAAAAGCATTAGATGAAATAATAAATAGTTTGAAATAG
- the rpsI gene encoding 30S ribosomal protein S9 — protein sequence MAEMIQYRGTGRRKTSVARVRLIPGGKGIEINGKTMADYFGGREILSKIVEQPLALTETLDKFEVKVNVIGGGNSGQAGAIRHGVARALILADETLKGALREAGFLTRDSRMVERKKYGKKKSRRSPQFSKR from the coding sequence GTGGCTGAAATGATTCAATATAGAGGAACTGGTAGAAGAAAAACTTCTGTAGCAAGAGTAAGATTAATTCCTGGAGGAAAAGGAATTGAAATAAACGGAAAAACTATGGCTGACTACTTTGGAGGAAGAGAAATCCTTTCTAAAATAGTTGAGCAACCTTTAGCTTTAACTGAAACTTTAGATAAATTTGAAGTTAAAGTTAACGTAATCGGAGGAGGAAACTCTGGACAAGCTGGAGCTATCAGACATGGAGTAGCAAGAGCTTTAATATTAGCTGATGAGACTTTAAAAGGAGCTTTAAGAGAAGCTGGATTCTTAACTAGAGACTCAAGAATGGTTGAAAGAAAGAAATACGGAAAGAAAAAATCAAGAAGATCTCCTCAATTCTCAAAAAGATAA
- the rplM gene encoding 50S ribosomal protein L13 has product MKKYTFMQRKEDVVREWHHYDAEGQILGRLAVEVAKKLMGKEKLTFTPHVDGGDFVVVTNVEKLVVTGKKLTDKKYYNHSGFPGGIRERKLGEILEKKPEELLMLAVKRMLPKNKLGRQQLTRLRVFAGAEHAHTAQKPVKVEF; this is encoded by the coding sequence GTGAAAAAGTATACTTTTATGCAAAGAAAAGAAGATGTTGTTAGAGAATGGCATCACTATGACGCTGAAGGGCAAATATTAGGAAGATTAGCAGTTGAGGTTGCTAAAAAATTAATGGGTAAAGAGAAATTAACTTTTACTCCACACGTTGACGGAGGAGACTTCGTAGTAGTTACTAACGTTGAGAAATTAGTTGTAACTGGAAAAAAATTAACTGACAAAAAATACTACAATCACTCAGGATTCCCAGGAGGAATAAGAGAGAGAAAATTAGGAGAAATCCTAGAGAAAAAGCCAGAAGAACTATTAATGCTAGCTGTTAAGAGAATGCTTCCAAAAAATAAATTAGGAAGACAACAATTAACTAGATTAAGAGTATTTGCTGGAGCAGAGCACGCTCATACTGCACAAAAACCAGTAAAGGTAGAATTTTAA
- a CDS encoding L-fuculose-phosphate aldolase, which yields MILQTEREKVVKYLNLLIQKGLTKGTGGNISIYNREKNLVAISPSSIPYDILTPYDIMVVDLEGKVVDGNPDYKPSSETEMHLSAYRSREDFSAFIHTHAMYCTTIACLRESLKAVDYMLAITGTNEVKCAEYATFGTPELAKNATEAIRGAKACLLANHGVNVGAEDIENAFAITEYAEFCAELYVKAKAIGEPVILSKEEIDKHIEKFGSYCKL from the coding sequence ATGATATTACAAACTGAAAGAGAAAAGGTAGTGAAATACTTAAATTTACTTATTCAAAAAGGATTAACTAAAGGAACAGGAGGAAATATATCTATCTATAATAGAGAAAAAAATTTAGTAGCAATATCACCAAGTAGTATACCATATGATATCTTAACACCATATGATATTATGGTAGTTGATTTAGAAGGGAAAGTAGTTGATGGGAATCCAGACTATAAACCATCATCAGAAACAGAAATGCATTTAAGTGCTTATAGATCAAGAGAAGATTTTAGTGCATTTATTCATACCCATGCAATGTATTGTACAACAATTGCTTGTTTGAGAGAATCTTTAAAAGCAGTTGATTATATGTTAGCAATAACTGGAACAAATGAGGTAAAATGTGCTGAATATGCAACTTTTGGGACTCCAGAATTAGCCAAAAATGCAACAGAAGCTATTAGAGGAGCAAAAGCTTGTTTATTAGCTAATCATGGAGTAAATGTAGGAGCAGAAGATATAGAAAATGCTTTTGCTATAACAGAATATGCTGAATTTTGTGCAGAATTATATGTAAAAGCAAAAGCAATAGGAGAACCAGTAATTTTATCAAAAGAAGAAATTGATAAACATATAGAAAAATTTGGTTCATATTGTAAACTATAA
- the fucO gene encoding lactaldehyde reductase, with protein MARYILNETSYFGVGSRENLATEVKARGYKKALLVSDKILESCGVLDKVKKVLEDANIPYDVFVEIKQNPTVKNCKDGLTAFNAAGADFIVAVGGGSVIDTAKAIAITKNNPEFEDIKSLEGVALTHTKCVPIIALPTTCGTAAEVTINYVITLEDENRKIVCVDPKDIPLVAIVDAELMLTMPNKTIAATGMDALTHAIEGYITKGAHVISDMFEIKAIELIAKHLRGAVADKNLEDMDGMSIAQYVAGMGFSNVGLGIVHSMAHPLGAVYDIPHGIANALLLPTVMEFNMSACIEKYGDIARAMGVDTTGMSKEVAAQAAVDAVRKLAIDVGIPQTLREIGIPKEGLPKLSKDALADVCTGGNPKDVTLEDIEKLYNKVY; from the coding sequence ATGGCAAGATACATATTAAATGAAACTAGTTATTTTGGTGTAGGAAGTAGAGAGAATCTAGCTACTGAGGTAAAAGCTAGAGGTTACAAAAAAGCTTTATTAGTGAGTGATAAAATACTAGAAAGCTGTGGAGTATTGGATAAAGTAAAAAAAGTTTTAGAAGATGCAAATATACCTTATGATGTATTTGTAGAAATTAAACAAAACCCAACTGTAAAAAACTGTAAAGATGGTTTAACAGCATTTAATGCAGCAGGAGCAGACTTCATAGTAGCAGTAGGTGGAGGATCAGTAATAGATACAGCTAAAGCTATAGCTATAACTAAAAACAATCCAGAATTTGAAGATATAAAATCATTAGAAGGAGTAGCACTAACACATACTAAATGTGTACCTATAATTGCTTTGCCAACAACATGTGGAACAGCAGCAGAGGTAACAATAAACTATGTAATAACATTAGAAGATGAAAATAGAAAAATAGTTTGTGTAGACCCTAAAGATATTCCATTAGTAGCAATAGTTGACGCAGAGTTAATGTTAACAATGCCAAATAAAACAATAGCAGCAACAGGAATGGATGCTTTAACACATGCAATAGAAGGATATATAACTAAGGGAGCTCATGTAATATCTGATATGTTTGAGATAAAAGCTATAGAACTAATAGCAAAACATCTAAGAGGAGCAGTAGCAGATAAAAACTTAGAAGATATGGATGGAATGAGTATAGCTCAATATGTAGCTGGAATGGGATTCTCAAATGTAGGATTAGGAATAGTACACTCAATGGCACACCCATTAGGAGCAGTATATGATATACCACATGGAATAGCAAATGCACTATTATTACCAACAGTAATGGAATTTAATATGTCAGCATGTATAGAAAAATATGGAGACATAGCAAGAGCTATGGGAGTAGATACTACAGGAATGAGCAAAGAAGTAGCAGCACAAGCAGCAGTAGATGCAGTAAGAAAATTAGCAATTGATGTAGGAATACCACAAACATTAAGAGAGATAGGAATACCAAAAGAAGGATTACCAAAACTATCAAAAGATGCTTTAGCAGATGTATGTACAGGTGGAAATCCAAAAGATGTAACTTTAGAAGATATTGAAAAACTATATAATAAAGTATATTAA
- a CDS encoding YhfZ family protein, whose protein sequence is MESNKYKKIEVGTIELAKDILSREIGENIDTIINYSEKFNLSLGTIQKSLTLLSEKNIVKLVKMGKYGTRIEKIDYKKLLNILGYEHLLCVMPITYSSRYKKIMDSINDSFKIPISLYFSHMRGGYVRLKLIEQGVFQFGVVSKLAAQEAITSGLNLEIIEEFGPRTYVTKHVILKRKDGLVRRVGVDLESNDHTFLTNLNFQKNENIDFQEIKYSEVIEKLIDKTIDAAIWNYDDVLDKLILLEKNNIVIEDLKDESGISLLATESVIVIPKNNKIMKTLFNKFFDKENFKLMD, encoded by the coding sequence ATGGAAAGTAATAAATATAAGAAAATAGAAGTAGGAACAATTGAATTAGCTAAAGATATTCTTTCAAGAGAAATTGGAGAAAATATAGATACAATTATTAATTATTCAGAAAAATTTAATTTGTCATTAGGAACAATTCAAAAATCATTAACATTATTGAGTGAAAAAAATATAGTAAAATTAGTAAAAATGGGGAAATATGGAACTAGAATAGAGAAAATTGACTATAAAAAATTATTAAATATTTTAGGATATGAACATTTACTATGTGTGATGCCTATAACTTATTCATCAAGATATAAAAAAATAATGGATAGTATAAATGATAGTTTTAAAATTCCAATTTCATTATATTTTTCACATATGCGTGGTGGATATGTAAGACTTAAATTGATTGAACAAGGTGTTTTTCAATTTGGAGTTGTATCAAAATTGGCAGCACAAGAAGCTATTACATCAGGATTAAATTTAGAGATTATTGAAGAATTTGGTCCAAGAACATATGTTACTAAACATGTTATTTTAAAAAGAAAAGATGGATTAGTAAGAAGAGTGGGGGTAGATTTAGAATCAAACGATCATACATTTTTAACTAATCTTAATTTTCAAAAAAATGAAAATATAGATTTCCAAGAAATAAAGTATTCAGAAGTAATAGAGAAATTAATAGATAAAACTATAGATGCAGCAATTTGGAATTACGATGATGTTTTAGATAAATTAATATTATTGGAAAAAAATAACATTGTTATTGAAGATTTAAAAGATGAAAGTGGAATTAGTTTATTGGCAACAGAATCAGTTATAGTAATTCCTAAAAATAATAAAATCATGAAAACACTTTTTAATAAGTTTTTTGATAAAGAAAATTTTAAATTAATGGATTAG
- a CDS encoding PTS sugar transporter subunit IIA: MFEEKYIFRIDERITRDEILEKVGKVFYEDNIVKEEFISAIKKREEEFPTGLILEGGTRTAISHSDDEYVLKDKIAIVISKEPIIFKSIEDLNKEIGCNVFFVMALTKENKNDILVVLMNLFEEHEEILEKFKKMSNQEILEFLL, translated from the coding sequence ATGTTTGAGGAAAAATATATATTTAGAATAGACGAGAGAATAACAAGGGATGAGATACTAGAAAAAGTGGGAAAAGTTTTTTATGAAGATAATATAGTAAAAGAAGAGTTTATTTCTGCAATAAAAAAAAGAGAAGAAGAGTTTCCTACAGGGTTAATATTAGAAGGTGGTACTAGAACAGCTATATCTCATTCAGATGATGAGTATGTATTAAAAGATAAAATAGCAATAGTAATCAGTAAAGAACCAATTATTTTTAAAAGTATTGAAGACTTAAATAAAGAAATAGGATGTAATGTTTTCTTTGTTATGGCGTTAACAAAAGAAAATAAAAATGATATTTTAGTTGTTTTAATGAATTTATTTGAAGAACACGAAGAGATTTTAGAAAAATTTAAAAAAATGAGTAATCAAGAAATATTAGAGTTTTTATTATAA